From the Neobacillus sp. PS3-34 genome, the window GGAAAAAAGGAAAAAAAGGAAAAAAGCCTTCGGGATTACTTTTCACAGATATTCCTATTCTTTATGGGCGTGAAAACTAATGGTTAATTATGTTTGGGTGTTTATGACGATCTTTGGAGTCATATTTGCGATGGTGAACGGAACAATGGATAAAGTTAATAAAGCAATTTTCAGCGGAGCGGGAGATGCTGTCACACTGTGCATCGGTTTGATCAGCATTCTCGTTTTCTGGCTTGGAATGATGAAAATAGCTGAAGAATCTGGACTTCTTGAAAGATTGTCCAGACTATTTCGACCTCTGGTCAAGCGGCTTTTTCCGGATGTGCCCCCAAATCATCCGGCAATGGGATACATTTTATCAAACATGATTGCCAATATGTTTGGACTGGGAAATGCAGCCACACCCTTAGGGATTAAAGCGATGGAACAATTAAAAGAGCTGAATGGCGGAAAGGATTATGCCAGCAGGTCAATGGTAACCTTTCTCGCAATTAATACGTCCAGTATTACCCTGATTCCCACTACTGTTATAGCCATCAGAATGACCTATCACTCTGCATCGCCAACTGAAATTGTGGTGCCAACGCTGATTGCAACCTTGATTTCAGCAATCGGAGGAATTTTAATCGATCGATATTTTTATTTTCGAAGAAGCCGTAAAGGGTGAAAAATTTTGGAGGCACTTTCGCTAATTTCTCTGTGGTTCATTCCTGTTTTAATCGGTTTTATACTTTTATATGGAACCTTTAAAGGGGTTCAAACGTATGAAAGCTTTGTAGAGGGCGGAAAAGAAGGAATCAAGATTGCCATTTCTATCATCCCATTTTTAGTGGGCATGCTGGTAGCCATTTCGGTATTCAGGGCATCTGGTGCACTTGAGTGGCTGACAGATTTTATTCGCCCAGCCCTGAAAGATATAGGCATCCCGGCGGAAATCGTTCCACTTGCGATAATTAGGCCGATTTCAGGAACGGCTGCACTTGGAATGACTGCTGACCTGATAGCGGTCCATGGACCAGATTCTTTTCTTGGCAGGCTCGCTTCAGTTTTGCAAGGTAGTACTGATACCACTTTTTATGTTTTAACAGTCTATTTCGGCGCTGTTGGGATTAAGAAGATGGGTGATGCCTTGAAGGTTGGTTTGCTTGCCGATGTCGTGGGGATTGCAGCGGCAATTTTTGTGGTAGCATTTTTCTTTTGAACAAAATAATGATATCCGAGTAAATTCCGTCTGTCTTGGCAGTTTTGCCTTAGCATTCGGTTTTTTTTTATGAAAAAATAACCGTTACTTTGAAATTCGACAAACATGTGTCAT encodes:
- a CDS encoding nucleoside recognition domain-containing protein, coding for MVNYVWVFMTIFGVIFAMVNGTMDKVNKAIFSGAGDAVTLCIGLISILVFWLGMMKIAEESGLLERLSRLFRPLVKRLFPDVPPNHPAMGYILSNMIANMFGLGNAATPLGIKAMEQLKELNGGKDYASRSMVTFLAINTSSITLIPTTVIAIRMTYHSASPTEIVVPTLIATLISAIGGILIDRYFYFRRSRKG
- a CDS encoding spore maturation protein; amino-acid sequence: MEALSLISLWFIPVLIGFILLYGTFKGVQTYESFVEGGKEGIKIAISIIPFLVGMLVAISVFRASGALEWLTDFIRPALKDIGIPAEIVPLAIIRPISGTAALGMTADLIAVHGPDSFLGRLASVLQGSTDTTFYVLTVYFGAVGIKKMGDALKVGLLADVVGIAAAIFVVAFFF